A region of the Bryobacteraceae bacterium genome:
CGATCTGGCGGATGCGTTCGAGGGCGGCACGGGCGGCCGGAGAAGAGTTCGCCGAGGGGAGCTCCGCCAGCAATTCCGTCAGAAGTTCTTCCCGGGCTTCGAGGGACTCGAGGTAGCGCGGGTCGCGCCGTTCGAGCTGGCGCGCCAGCTCCTCGCTGACGGCCGCGAGCCGGCACAGAATTTGTTCGAGTGAGCCGGCGCGCGTCATGACTGGCTGCGTTTGCCGAAGGCCACGGTCGTGAGGCTCTCGATGGCCGCGTTGAGCATGTTTTTCTGGCCCTCGAGCCGGGCCAGCAGCGTGTCGGCGGCCTGAAGCCGCGCCACCAGCGTCTGGCGGGTCGCGTCGACGCGCGCGTAGATGGCATTGATCTGGTCGGTGAGCCGCTGGTCGGTGCGGTCGAGGTTCTGAATGAAGCTGGCAAGCGAGCCGGTGAGCGGATCGCTGAAGGCGTTGAGGCGGTTTTCAAAGCCGGACAGCCCGCTGGAACCGTTCCCAAGCAGTGTGAACACGCCGGGCAGCTCGGCCGCAGGAATCGACTGGAGCACGCCGGGATCAAAGCTCATCACCCCGTCCGTGCCGATCGAAACGCCGATCTCGAACAGGCTGCCCCGCGTCCCATCGGTGCGATAGCCGGTGATTTCCCGCAGCGCGGCTTTCAGGTCAATGACGATCGAGTCGCCGGCCAGTGGACCGCCATTGTTGCCCGTCTGGCGGTCCAGCTTCTCCACCAGCGTGTTGTACGCTTTCACGAAGTTTTGCAACGCGCCCGCCACGCCGTTGGCGCCAGGCCGCACGTTGATGTCGACCGCCGCGCCCGGCGCGGTGGTCGCCTTCAGTTCCAGCGTCACGCCGGCGATGGCGCCGGTGATCGTGTTGACCGGCGACGTCATCGCCACGCCGTTCAGCTCGAAGGCGGCGTCCGAGCCGGGCGAGACCACCGTCAGCAGGTTGGAGTTGGCATCGCCCGGCACGGTTCTCAGCTCGATCGTGCGCGCGCCGGTCTCATTCGCCGTGATCGACAGATAGTACCGGCTGGCGCCGGCCGATTCGCCCGCATCCAGAATGGCTGCCGTCACCCCAAAGCTGCCCGTGTTGATCGCGTCGCGCAGCCCCTCAAGATTGTCTTTGTCCGGCGCCAGGCTGATCGTGTGCGCCTCGCCGCCCACCACCAGCTCCACCTCGCCGCTGCCGCCGCTCACCGCCACCGCGCCCGGATCAGCGTAGCCGGCGGTCGTCCGCGCAACGGCCTGCGAGGCCAGGCTCGTAATATTGGTAATCCGGTACAGTCCCGGCAAGGCGCCCGGTCCGGCCGTTGCCTGCACCGCGTAGGAACTGCTCGCCGCCTGCATCGCCCCGCCACGCGAAAGCTCGCCCAACTGCCGCAGCGCCGCCGCCAGATCCGCCACGGCCGAACGCAGCTCGGCGGCCGCCATCTTGCGCGTCATCAGTCCCGCCTGCTCCTGCTCCAGCGCCCGCGCCGGCAGGCTGGCAATGGAAACCGAGCGATCCAGGATCACCTGGAAATCGTCCGAAAAACTGCTGATCCCGGTAAATGTCAGCGGCGACAACGGCATCGGGCAAGCCTCCGCACTCGTCGTATCGGCGGCCCGCCCGCCTTTCTTGAGGATTTCCGCCGGACACTCGGCTCAGGAGCGCAGGATCCGCCGCAAGGTGAACATCCCGCCGTGCGAGCGCGAATGCTCCAGTTTCTTCCAGTTGTCGCTGACCGACAGCAGCATCCCGCTCACATGATTCGAACGCGACGAGCAAAGGAACCGCGCCAGCTCGATCTGCTGCTCCGGCCGCGTGCCGCCGCTCGACTGAAGCTTCAGCGCCGCCTCCTGCTCCTGCGGCCCGGCGCGCTCGCCCGCCGCCAGGATCTCCTCGGTCATGCTCGTGTAGGTGGCGCCGGGATTCATGCAGTTGACCTGGATGTTGGACTCCCGCACCTCTTCGGCCAGCGTCTCGGCCAGCCGCGCCAAAGCCGCCTGCGCCGAACTGTAAGAAGAAAAATTCGGCCGCGGGCTCGCCGCACCCGGCCCGGTCAGGAAGACGATCTTGCCCGCCCGCGCTGCCAGCATCTCCGGCAGCACCGCGCGCGACAGGTGCATCGCCCCGCCCAGGTTCGTCCACACGCCCTCCATCCACGCCGCCGGGTCGCAACCGGCCAGCGGCCCAATGGAGCCAAACGCCCCGTGGGCGCAGATCAGGATCCGCACCGCTCCAGCAAACGCGCGGAAGCGCTCCACCGCCTCGCAGACCTGCCCGTAGTCCCTTACGTCGCACAACAGCCCAAGCGCCCGGCCGCCGGCATGGCCGATCTCCAGCTCCGCCAGATCCAGCTCCGCGCGCGACCTCGCCAGCAGCCCCACCCGGGCCCCTTCGGCCGCAAAGGCCAGTGCCAGCCGCTTGCCGATGCCCCGCCCCGCTCCCGAGATCAGCACCGCCTGATCGCGAAATTCACTCGCCTCGGCCACGGCTTTCACGGTCTCCCTCCCGATCCTAGCAGGCACGGGGGGAGCCGGGGGCGCCGGCCTCAGCGCTGGCCCTTGTGTTGGTACAGCGCCAGATCGGCCCGCCCAAGAACTTCCTCAAGCGTTTCGCCCTCGCGGTGCTCGGCCAGGCCCATCGCCACGCCCACTCTCAGCCGCAGCGTCTCGCCTCCCACACTGAATTGATAGTCGCCCGTGAGCGCCTGCTCGAGAAAGCGCGCCCGCGTCATGGCGTCGCTCAGCCGGCAGGGCAGCAGCACGACAAATTCATCCCCGCCCCAGCGCGCCGCCAGGTCGTCGGCCCGGAGCTGCCGCTTCAGCCGCGCCGCAAACAGCCGCAGCAGCTCGTCGCCGGCCAGATGGCCGTGCTTGTCATTGACCCTCTTGAAGTGGTTCAGGTCGATCAGCACCAGGCTGAAGCTGACGCCCGCCTCGATCATCTCCCGGGCGCGGCGCTCGAAGGATGCGCGGTTGGCCAGCCCGGTCAGCGCATCGCGCTGCGCCGCCCGCTCCACCTCGTCCAGCCTCCGGCGGTAGCCCTGCATCTCGCGCTCCAGCTCGGAGATGATCTGCTGGTTTTCGGCGCGCATTTCTTCCACCAGCGCACTGATCCGCTGGATCTGCACGAGAATCTGCTGACGCAGCTCCCGCAGATCCTCGCGCTGGGCGGCGCGTTCAAGACCCGAAGCCACGTCCAGAAACCGGGATTCCTGCCGACTCGAGCGCCGCTGCAACGACCCCGCCGTCTCCTCCAGCAGCCGCACCACTTCGCGCAGCTCGACCGTCCCGGCCAGCTCGCGCGTGATGAACTCATGCGCCGTCTCGAGCGCCCGCCTCAGGCCCGTGCGCGCCTCGGCGAAGGCCTCCGTGTCCGGCTCCTCGCTCAGCCGCCGCCGCGCGACGGCCACCGACGGCGGCGGGCCGGAGATCTTGGCGGCGCACGGCTCGAAAACGTGCTCTTCCACGCCGGCCAGGGCGTCCAGATAGGCGGCCAGCGCCGCGCGGAACAACGCGTGCTGATACTCGGCGCGCTCCAGGTTGGCACGAAGGCTGATGAAATCTCGGGTCGACATGGCGTGCGAAATCGCTCGTCTCAGCCCTCTCTTCGGCCAATCCCCTGAAGGCTTGAGGGATTCATGAAGACCGGTTCAGATGGCCTGGCGTTTGCAGCGCCGTCGCAGATCCGTTAGGATAGAAAGTTGTGGCGCCGAGGCGAGGCGCATCTGCGCGCCGTGGCGCCCGAGCACCCGCCGGGACGGCTCCGGTTCGAGCCCCTGTCGCGTCAACAAGAGGATAAACCCATGTTTGCAGTGATTGAAACTGGCGGCAAGCAGTATCGCGTCGCTCCGGGCGATACGATCCAGGTGGAGACGCTTCCCGGAGAGGCCGGCACTGCGGTCGAATTCGACCGCGTGGTCGCCGTCGTCAAGGACGACGGCCGGCTTCTGGCCGGCCCGGAGGCGGCTTCGGCGCGCGTGCGCGGCGAGATCGCCGGCCACGGCCGCGGCGACAAGATCATCGTCTTCAAGTTCAAGCGCAAGAAGCAGTACAAGCGCACGATCGGCCACCGGCAGAACTTCACCACGGTGAAGATCGCCGAGATCGTGCTCTAGGCAGCAGGGAGGACACGCCATGGCGCACAAGAAAGGGCTCGGCAGCTCGAAAAACGGCCGCGACAGCGCCGCACAGCGGCTCGGCATCAAGGTCTTCAGCGGCGAAATCGTCAAGGGCGGCGCGATCCTGGTCCGCCAGCGCGGCACGCGCTACAAGCCCGGCGACAACGTCGGCATCGGCAGCGACGACACGCTCTATGCCCGCGTGCCCGGCCGCGTGGTCTGGCGCGACCGCGGCCGCCTGGGCAAGTGGGTCAGCGTCGTCGAGCTCGAGCCGGCCCAGTAAGCTGGCCCGCGACTCCCGCTCCGGCATTCGACGAGCCGCCGCGCGCGAACAGCCGCCGGCGGCTCTTTTGCGTTCCTGGCGATCCAGATCGGCGAAATGTTTGTTGATGAGGCCATCATCCGCGTCAAGGCCGGCGACGGCGGCAACGGCTGCGTCGCCTTCCGGCGCGAAAAGTATGTCCCGCGCGGAGGCCCAAGCGGCGGCGATGGCGGCCGCGGCGGCGACGTCGTCCTCGTGGCCAGTCTGCACCACAACACGCTGCTCCACTTCCGCTTCAACCCCGAGCACCGCGCCGAGCGCGGCCGCCACGGCGAGGGCAGCAACCGCACCGGCCGTAGTGGCGCCGACCTGGAAGTCCCCGTCCCCGTCGGCACGCTCGTCTACGATGCCGACACGGGCGACCTGCTGTTCGATTTCACCGCACCGGGGCAGCGCTTCGTCGCCGCCCGCGGCGGCCGCGGCGGCCGCGGCAACCAGCACTTCGCCACCCCCACCCGCCAGGCGCCGGACTTCGCCGAGCCGGGCCAGCCAGGCGAAGAACGCCGCCTGCGGCTGGTGCTGAAGCTGCTGGCCGATGTCGGCCTGGTGGGCTTCCCCAACGCCGGCAAGTCCACGCTGATCTCGCGGATCTCGGCAGCCCGGCCCAAAATCGCCGACTACCCCTTCACCACGCTCGAGCCCCATCTTGGCGTCGTCCAGATGCCCGACCAGCGCACCTTCGTCGTCGCCGACATTCCGGGCCTCATCGAGGGCGCCCACGAGGGACATGGACTCGGCATCCAGTTCCTGCGCCACATCGAGCGCACCCGCCTGCTGCTTCATCTGGTCGATGTCAGCGAGGCCAGCGGCCGCGACCCGAAGCACGACTTCGACGTCATCCTCGCCGAACTGGCCAGCTACAGCGAGGAACTCGCCCGCAAGCCGATGTTCGTCGTCGCCACCAAGCTCGACGTGCTCCAGGACCGCCGGCGGCTGGAAAGCCTCCGCCGCAAGGCGAAGCGCCGCGAGTTGCCGTTCTTTGCGATCTCCGCCGTCACCGGCCGCGGCTTGAATGAGCTCTTGCACGCCGTGGCCGATGCGGTCCTTCCGCCAGTGGCGACCGCCGCTCCGGAAATCCCGCCCGCTCCAAAGCCCCCGGCCGGTTAGCCGGCTCCAGCCGCCGCCCTGGCCGGACGGCTTTGCCTTTTACCGGGGCAGGCAGCCGGGGTTGGCCTCGAGCATCCCGGAGCGGCACACCACGCGATTGCGGCCCGTGCGCTTGGCAAAATACAGCGCCGCGTCGGCCAGGTCGATCAGGTCCATCTCCGTCTCCGCCGGCGCCTGTGGCCAGGCCGCCACCCCGGCGCTTACCGTGACCGTGATCATCTCCCGGCCGTCCGGAACGGGCGCCGCCGCCACCGCCCGCCGGATGCGGTCGGCCGCCTCGGCGGCCTCCTCTTCGCCGGCAAAGGGCAGAATCGCAAGAAACTCCTCGCCGCCATAGCGCACCAGCACATCCCCCTGCCGCAGCAGCGCCCGCGCCTGCCGAACCACTCCGATCAACACCCGGTCGCCGGCCAGGTGGCCCCAGGTGTCGTTGATCGTCTTGAAATGATCCAGATCCAACAGGACCACCGCCAGAGGCGACTCCATCCGGCGCGCCCGGGCGAACTCTTCGCGCAGCCGCGTCAGGCCGAAGCGGCGGTTGTAGCAGCCGGTCAGGCCGTCCAGCGCCGCCACCTTTTCCAGTTCGTCGTAGGCCAGCGCGTTGTGGAAGGCCAGCGCCAGCGGGCGGCTCAGCAGCCGGACGCGGCGGACCTCCTCCTCCGTGTAGGGCCGGTCATTGGCCACAAGCGCCACCCCCAGCCCCCGGCCATGGTGATGCACGCCCTCAAGCAGCACCGAACGGGGCGGGAAATGCGCCAGCAGCCGGTCCAGCACGATCCCGCCGGGCACTTCCAGCCGCAGGCTGCCCTTGTCTTCGAACACGCGGACCACCATCGGATGCGAGGCCAGCGCCGCCGCATCGGCCAGACCGGAAGAGGCGGCCAGCTCGAGCCGGCCTTCCCGGGCCAGATACAGCGCCCCGCCAGCCGAAGCCGTGTGCTGGACCAGCTCGTCGAGCGCCGTGCGCGCCATCTCTTCGATCCGGAGCCGCTCGACCATCCTTTCCGTCATTCGCCGCACCGCGGCGGTCGTGTGCAGCGCCTCGGCCAGTGTGCCCGCCATCAGATTGAACGCCTCGCTCGTGCGGCCCAGTTCGTCGTCGGAATCAACCGGGAGAAAACAGTGCTCCGGGTCGCAGCCGCAGACGTCGCCCTCCTGCTGGATCCGCTCGAGCGTCGCCCGCACCTCTTCCAGCCTCGTCGCCAGCAGCCGCAGCCGCGTCCGCACCACGCCGTTGGCAATCAGTACGTTCATGCCGCCCACGGCCAACCCGGCAGCGAGGCAGTACAGATGAAAACGCCAGTTCAGGATGTGTTCCGCAGGCACGCCCATCCGGTGCACGGCGAAAGGAAAAACCAGGCCCACCAGCAGGCCGAAACCGGCCATCACCAATGCCAGATCCCGGAAGACGCTCCGGGTGAACCGGATGGGAAGTCCACAGAATGACACGAGCCTCACACGTTGCACATCGGCAGCCGGGCCAGTTCCGTGAAGGAAAATCCATCCGGCGGAGACGCGGCCGGAACCCGCCCCTCATCAGGCGCAGCGCCGCTAACGGCCGCCGTCAGAGATCAGCGCCGCAGGCGAATAGGGCCGCTGATTGGCCAGATACTGCTGCTCGGCCAGCGCCTTGTAGACCTGCCCGGCGATGCCCGCCGCCACCGGACCGTTGACCCCCGCCCCGCCGGTCAACAGCACCGTCACCACCAGCTTGCGGCCCCCCACGTCGTTGAAGCTCGAAAACCAGCCCAGATGCGTGCGCGCGTCGGTGCAGGTGCCCGTCTTTCCGAAAATGGGCGTCGAAGGATCAAAGGCGGCCCGGCGGGCCGTGCCATAATCCACCGCCGCCATCATCCCCGGCAGGATCTCCTCGATCTGCGCCGCCATCTCGATGCGGCGCTTCAGCCGGGGCACAAGCCGCTCGGCCTCTTCCTGCGAGCGCGGATGCTGAAGCCAGTACAAAGATCCGCCGTTGGCGATGGCGCTGACGAGCGCGGTCAACTGGAGCGGCGTGATCGAGATCGCCTCCCCGAAGCTGGTCATCATCCCGCAGGGCACGTCTTTCGGCTTCCACTCGGGCAGCATGCCCGGGCTTTCGCCCTCGATGTCGAGCCCGGCCTTCTCTCCCAGCCCGAACAGGCGCGCATAGTGGT
Encoded here:
- the fliD gene encoding flagellar hook-associated protein 2 — protein: MPLSPLTFTGISSFSDDFQVILDRSVSIASLPARALEQEQAGLMTRKMAAAELRSAVADLAAALRQLGELSRGGAMQAASSSYAVQATAGPGALPGLYRITNITSLASQAVARTTAGYADPGAVAVSGGSGEVELVVGGEAHTISLAPDKDNLEGLRDAINTGSFGVTAAILDAGESAGASRYYLSITANETGARTIELRTVPGDANSNLLTVVSPGSDAAFELNGVAMTSPVNTITGAIAGVTLELKATTAPGAAVDINVRPGANGVAGALQNFVKAYNTLVEKLDRQTGNNGGPLAGDSIVIDLKAALREITGYRTDGTRGSLFEIGVSIGTDGVMSFDPGVLQSIPAAELPGVFTLLGNGSSGLSGFENRLNAFSDPLTGSLASFIQNLDRTDQRLTDQINAIYARVDATRQTLVARLQAADTLLARLEGQKNMLNAAIESLTTVAFGKRSQS
- the rplU gene encoding 50S ribosomal protein L21, coding for MFAVIETGGKQYRVAPGDTIQVETLPGEAGTAVEFDRVVAVVKDDGRLLAGPEAASARVRGEIAGHGRGDKIIVFKFKRKKQYKRTIGHRQNFTTVKIAEIVL
- the rpmA gene encoding 50S ribosomal protein L27 encodes the protein MAHKKGLGSSKNGRDSAAQRLGIKVFSGEIVKGGAILVRQRGTRYKPGDNVGIGSDDTLYARVPGRVVWRDRGRLGKWVSVVELEPAQ
- the obg gene encoding GTPase Obg, producing MFVDEAIIRVKAGDGGNGCVAFRREKYVPRGGPSGGDGGRGGDVVLVASLHHNTLLHFRFNPEHRAERGRHGEGSNRTGRSGADLEVPVPVGTLVYDADTGDLLFDFTAPGQRFVAARGGRGGRGNQHFATPTRQAPDFAEPGQPGEERRLRLVLKLLADVGLVGFPNAGKSTLISRISAARPKIADYPFTTLEPHLGVVQMPDQRTFVVADIPGLIEGAHEGHGLGIQFLRHIERTRLLLHLVDVSEASGRDPKHDFDVILAELASYSEELARKPMFVVATKLDVLQDRRRLESLRRKAKRRELPFFAISAVTGRGLNELLHAVADAVLPPVATAAPEIPPAPKPPAG